The DNA segment GGTCGGACGGGGAAGCAGACCTGGTCGTCGGCCGCGACGCGGAGGCCGGTCTCTTCGCAGTGACCGACGGGACGAAAGCCGACCTCTCGCGCTCGCTGTCGCTCTCCGGACCGCTGATCGTGCTCGGTGGCCTCGCCACGAGCGCCGTCGTGGCGGGCTTGCTCGTCTACGACTTCGTCCTCGCGTGACGAGTTCTGGGATTCCGACCTGCCGTCTTCGAGGTATCGGCGCGATCGGGCGGCAGCGGCAAACCCCTCCGAATAAAAGCATAACCGATATTGTACGTCGGTCGAACGTGACTGTGTGACCCGACTGGACGCGACCGTCCCGCGTGATCGGCGGCCGGGACTCGAAGCACTGTCGCTCCTCTCGAAGAAGTGGCACCCGATCGTGCTCGTCGTTCTCGCCGCCGATGGTCCGTGTGGATTCAGCGAACTCGGCGACCGCATTCCGGACGTCTCGGGAAAGGTTCTCACCGACGCCCTCGACTCACTCCGGGAGGCCGGCCTCGTCGAGCGTCGGGAGGTCAGCGAGTCACCGCTCCGGGTCGAGTACGACCTCACGGAGGCGGGACGGGACATGGGTCAGGTGTTCGACGCAGCGTCCGACTGGGCGGAGCGTCATCTAGAGGGCACGGACCCGCGGGTGCTCCTCGCCGACGCCGACCACCGACTGACTGACCTGTACGGGGGCTGGCTGGACGACCGGTACGCGGTCGTCCGGTGTCACGGCGCGGGCGCGTTCGCAGAGCGCGTCGACGAGGGCGTCGACGTCGTGATCCTCGACGCGGCCCTGCCCGGCATCGAGGTCGACGCTGCCGTCTCGGGGCTCCCCGAGTCGTGTCGATCCGTCCTCCTGGTCGGGGATCGGCCGCCGGTCGAGTTGCTCGACGTTCCCTGTGACGACATCCTCCGGAAGCCTGTCGTCCGGGACGCGTTACTCGGAGCCGTCGAGTCGCAGCTATCGAACCGGGACGCGTCGGACCGCCAGCGCACCGTCTCCGCCCTCAGGGCCAGGATCACGTCGTTCGAATCCGTGTACCCGCGCGATCGGCTCGACGCGACCGACGTCTATCGCCGGTGCCGCGAAACGCTGGACGACCTGGCGGACGAGCGCGAGGAGTGATGTGCCGGCTCGACCGTGGCGCCGTTCCGTCTCACTATTTGTCCGGACGGTAGCGGTCCATCGGTCCGCAGTCCGAGTGCCGGTAGCGGTTCGGCGGGGGACGTCGACTCTCACACTTTCTCGGCCACACTGACACACGTTCGCGCGGTGTCGAAGTCGGACCACTCCCCCATCGGGATATCGTAGCCACGCCTGACGGAATCTTCGTCGCTCGTTCGGACGGCTACGGGAGGTAAACCGGTTCGGGCAGGGCGGTTGGGCACGCTCGCTTCCCCCTTACCTGGCGGTAACTCGGCGACTTACATATAATTCAGATAACAGTTATACCCGGTCCACCACAATCGCGTTCAAATGTCAGGTGGAGTGAGATCCGGCCCGGTTTCGGTCCCGTCTCCCGGGATCGTTCGTGGTACGTTCCAATCGTGGACAGGGGAAACAGACATCGATACCGCTCGCCCCGTGGTCCGGCGGCGTGCGTGGACGGTTCTGTACGTGTGTCTGACCGTACTGCTCGTCGGAGGTGTCCTCGCTGGAACGGCCGCTGCAGTCGGTGGAGCGCACGCGGTCGGTGACGTAGAACGCGTGGTACCGGGTGGGTACGACGTGACGGGCGATTCGGAGACGGCTACCACCGGCCCGACGCCGATCGTCTCGTGTACCGAGATCACCGATTCAGGTTCCTACGTGCTGGAGGCGAATCTCTCGCCGACGACACAGGATCAGCTCGCGCTCGACCCGGAGGAGTACCAGCGAAACGGCTGTGTCGTCGTAAACGCGAGCAGCGTCTCCATCGATGGACAGGGGTATTCGATCAACGCCACCGGTGTCACCGAAAACGGCGAACGCCACAGTGGGATCCACGTCGAGAACCTCTCTCCCAGTGCCAGCGAGGACCCGGAATCCGAAATCTCGGCGTCCATCTCGAACGTGTCGGCGACGGGTGGCTGGTACTACGGCATCTCGGTGCACAACGCGTCGATCTCCGTGCGAAACAACACGATCACCGGCGAGCACGACGATGCCGAGCGGGGCATTCAACTCGACTACTCGCCCGGCGCCACCGTCGTCGGCAATACGATCGACGAGCAGGCCTACGGGGTGAGACTTGGCGAGTTCTCTACCGAGGCGGCCGTGCGAGATAATTCCATTTCGAACGCGAGCTGGGCGGGGATCGGGGTGGAGGGCGACGACGCGGATCTCGAGGATAACCTGATCAGGTTTTCCTCCCCTGGGGTACTGCTCGACGGTGCCAACGGGACCCGCATCGACGGAAATACCCTCGACGGCGGGACGGGAATCGAGACGTACGACAACTCGGACGACCCGGTGATCACGAACAACACCATCGTCGCCGACGGGACCGGTGCGGCAATATCCCTTGGAGAGGGGAGCGCGGGCGTAACCGAAGGCGGCTCTGCCAACGCGGTCGTTCGAAACAACTCCATCGACGGGACGACGTCGGGCATCGAACTCATGCGCCAGTCGGTGTCGGCAACCATCGTCGACAACGCGATCGAGAACGTCACCAACTACGGCATAAATGTCGTTGGCGACTCGACCGGCGCGTTCGTCGAGCGCAACTTGGTTCGCCGCTCCGGGGACGGGATCAGGCTGACGAGCGACGACGCGACGGTGCGACACAACGAGTTCGTCGACAGTATCGAGCACCAGCCAGGCGGAAACGGATACGCCGTTCGCATCGGAGGAAGTAGCGGTTCCAGCGGTTCGATAATCGCCCAGAACAATCTCTCGGGCGGCTCCGCCGGCGGGCTCAACGTGAATGCACCGGCCGCAAACACCGTCTTCGCGAACAACTCGATTCACAACACGACGGCGGGCGTCCACGTCGAGGACGCCCAGGAACCGATCGGGATCACGATCAGGGACAACGCGATCACGTAC comes from the Halovivax cerinus genome and includes:
- a CDS encoding winged helix-turn-helix transcriptional regulator, producing MTRLDATVPRDRRPGLEALSLLSKKWHPIVLVVLAADGPCGFSELGDRIPDVSGKVLTDALDSLREAGLVERREVSESPLRVEYDLTEAGRDMGQVFDAASDWAERHLEGTDPRVLLADADHRLTDLYGGWLDDRYAVVRCHGAGAFAERVDEGVDVVILDAALPGIEVDAAVSGLPESCRSVLLVGDRPPVELLDVPCDDILRKPVVRDALLGAVESQLSNRDASDRQRTVSALRARITSFESVYPRDRLDATDVYRRCRETLDDLADEREE